A genome region from Deinococcus sp. KNUC1210 includes the following:
- a CDS encoding metallophosphatase domain-containing protein — protein sequence MKIVCISDTHNRHAELQLPPGDVLVHAGDYSMQGHVAETEAFLSWFAAQQHRHKVFIAGNHDFIFEKRRKKARAMVPDGVIYLEDEGVTLDGIRFWGSPVTPTFFDWAFNHGPATIGSYWDAIPDDTDVLITHGPAQGVLDRVLPHGQAVGCPKLRAALDTRLRPKLHVFGHIHEGYGQEVDGELTSVNAAFLDHRYQPLNAPVVVTV from the coding sequence GTGAAGATCGTCTGCATCAGCGACACCCATAACCGGCACGCCGAGCTTCAACTTCCACCCGGTGACGTGCTGGTTCACGCCGGCGACTACTCGATGCAGGGCCACGTTGCCGAGACTGAGGCCTTCCTGAGCTGGTTCGCGGCCCAGCAGCATCGGCACAAGGTGTTCATCGCCGGCAACCACGACTTCATCTTTGAGAAGCGCCGGAAGAAGGCCCGGGCGATGGTGCCGGACGGTGTCATCTACCTGGAGGACGAGGGCGTCACGCTGGACGGCATACGGTTCTGGGGCTCGCCGGTCACGCCGACCTTCTTCGACTGGGCGTTCAATCATGGCCCGGCGACCATCGGCAGCTACTGGGACGCCATCCCGGATGACACGGACGTGCTGATCACGCACGGCCCCGCGCAGGGCGTGCTCGACCGGGTGTTGCCGCACGGTCAGGCGGTCGGCTGCCCCAAGCTTCGGGCTGCCTTGGATACCCGCCTGCGCCCGAAGTTGCACGTCTTCGGGCACATCCACGAGGGGTATGGGCAGGAAGTGGACGGTGAATTGACATCGGTGAACGCCGCGTTTCTTGACCACCGATATCAACCGCTGAATGCGCCAGTGGTGGTGACGGTCTAA
- a CDS encoding helix-turn-helix domain-containing protein: MSEQKVEPLMLTVKQVSQRIQIGRDRTYGLIRAGIIPSITIDGSIRVSRAELERWVATASGKYTT; the protein is encoded by the coding sequence ATGTCAGAGCAGAAGGTCGAACCGTTGATGCTGACGGTCAAGCAGGTGTCGCAGCGAATTCAGATTGGGCGCGACCGCACGTACGGCCTGATCAGGGCAGGCATCATCCCAAGCATCACCATTGACGGCAGCATCCGCGTGTCGCGTGCTGAGCTGGAGCGCTGGGTGGCCACAGCGTCAGGGAAGTACACCACGTGA
- a CDS encoding type I restriction endonuclease subunit R, whose amino-acid sequence MTGIHQEKVFEAEMLQAMGSHGWQVGVIKPPAGTPAEDAWLYAYDRVRALYPIDVISWLRTTQPAEYAKVKKLHNGGTDRRILDRLADELDKHGPLHVLRRGFKDVNARFQLVQFKPASSINPELETRYGQVVCRAINQLHYSTEKEDSIDVVLFVNGIPVVTEELKTDLTQSIGDAMRQYREDRPPKDPKSNKVEPLLAGNRALVHFAVSTDEVRMTTRLEGSKTTFLPFNRGYNFGKGNPPIPGDYRSSYLWNEVLTRDSLLDLLQHFLHKTRTEKFLPNGQKEVRTALIFPRYHQLGAVRLLNDMARAEGAGHDYLIQHSAGSGKSNTIAWVTHQLSTLSVGTEKVFDTVIVLTDRTVLDDQLQDTVAQFEQQSGQVVRITDSQVKTDQLAKALSSNAAIIILTIQTFPAFMAYLTRIKAMSEAQLSEHLQEKGSALDPDAVRRLEKIRSGRYAIVADEAHSSQTGQSAVKVREALGQDEPDGEDDLVSEASAFEKQVGRGNLSYFAFTATPKGKTLQRFGRRPDPSQPAGPDNLPRPLHVYSMQQAIEEEYILDVLKNYTSYKTAWRLAHQGQDYGQAEVDQKRAHSSVIRWVKLHDHNIAQRVAIIVEHFRDNVASLLGGQAKAMIVTESRLAAVLYKQKVDEYIKQHGYDLGTLVAFSGEVTSGREGEAIGPYTERNMNHLDGVSIPEALDGEQHQVLIVANKYQTGFDQPKLCAMYVDRRLDGVQAVQTLSRLNRIFPGKTLTFVLDFVNEPDAVLAAFLPYYGAAQLTNVTDPNMLHALQAKLDAALIYTDAEIADISDAYAQPNVTQKKLQGLIAPVVDRYRARWTASEPDSPERAALEVFRGDLGVFVRQYDFLTQIITYGDADLARRAVVFRLLLPLIIPERLSDTLDLSGLILTHHRIRSGAGVDGIPTGSTGTEISGGSDAGSGAAHVVKTTLDELLGQLNGLFEGQLSDADLVNYARSVGAKMLENPVLEQQAAANTKERFLHGAFKSEMLRAVIDSQGAQNSMSDQVLRRREVQEGFASILLDLVYEGFRKRREAGEG is encoded by the coding sequence ATGACCGGAATCCATCAAGAGAAAGTGTTCGAGGCCGAGATGCTCCAGGCCATGGGCAGCCACGGCTGGCAGGTCGGCGTGATCAAGCCACCAGCCGGCACGCCCGCTGAGGACGCCTGGCTGTACGCCTACGACCGGGTACGCGCGCTGTACCCGATCGATGTCATCAGCTGGCTGCGCACCACCCAGCCCGCCGAGTACGCCAAGGTCAAGAAGCTGCATAACGGCGGCACGGATCGGCGCATCCTCGACCGCCTCGCCGATGAGCTCGACAAGCACGGCCCGCTCCACGTACTGCGCAGGGGCTTCAAGGACGTCAACGCCCGCTTCCAGCTGGTGCAGTTCAAACCCGCATCCAGCATCAACCCGGAGCTGGAAACCCGCTATGGCCAGGTGGTCTGCCGAGCCATCAACCAGCTGCACTACAGCACCGAAAAAGAGGACAGCATCGACGTGGTGCTGTTCGTGAACGGCATCCCGGTGGTCACCGAAGAACTCAAGACCGACCTGACGCAGAGCATCGGCGACGCCATGCGGCAGTACCGCGAAGACCGGCCTCCAAAGGACCCGAAGAGCAACAAGGTCGAGCCGCTGCTGGCCGGGAACCGGGCCCTGGTGCACTTCGCGGTCAGCACCGATGAGGTGCGGATGACCACCCGGCTGGAGGGCTCGAAGACCACGTTCCTGCCGTTCAACCGCGGGTACAACTTCGGCAAGGGCAACCCGCCCATCCCAGGTGATTACCGCAGCAGCTACCTGTGGAACGAGGTGCTGACCCGCGACAGCCTGCTTGACCTGTTGCAGCACTTCCTGCACAAGACCCGGACCGAGAAGTTCCTGCCGAACGGGCAGAAGGAAGTCCGCACCGCGCTGATCTTCCCGCGCTACCACCAGCTCGGCGCGGTGCGGCTGCTGAACGACATGGCCCGCGCCGAAGGGGCCGGACATGACTACCTGATCCAGCACTCGGCCGGCAGCGGCAAGTCCAACACCATCGCCTGGGTCACCCACCAGCTGTCGACCCTCTCAGTAGGCACCGAGAAGGTCTTCGACACCGTGATCGTGCTGACCGACCGCACGGTCCTCGACGATCAGTTGCAGGACACCGTGGCGCAGTTCGAGCAGCAGAGCGGGCAGGTGGTGCGCATCACCGACTCGCAGGTCAAGACCGACCAGCTCGCGAAGGCGCTCAGCAGCAACGCGGCGATCATCATCCTGACCATCCAGACCTTCCCGGCCTTCATGGCGTACCTGACGCGCATCAAGGCCATGAGCGAGGCGCAGCTGAGTGAGCACCTGCAGGAGAAAGGCAGTGCGCTGGATCCAGACGCGGTCCGGCGGCTGGAGAAGATCCGCTCCGGGCGCTACGCCATCGTGGCCGACGAGGCACATTCCTCGCAGACCGGGCAGAGCGCCGTGAAGGTCAGGGAGGCACTCGGGCAGGACGAACCGGACGGCGAAGACGACCTGGTCAGCGAAGCTTCGGCCTTCGAGAAGCAGGTGGGGCGCGGAAACCTCAGCTACTTCGCCTTCACCGCCACGCCCAAAGGCAAGACCCTGCAGCGCTTCGGGCGGCGGCCGGATCCGTCCCAGCCGGCCGGACCGGACAACCTGCCGAGGCCGCTGCACGTCTACAGCATGCAGCAGGCGATCGAGGAGGAATACATCCTCGACGTGCTGAAGAACTACACCAGCTACAAGACCGCCTGGCGCCTCGCCCATCAGGGGCAGGACTACGGGCAGGCGGAGGTGGACCAGAAGCGCGCGCACAGCAGCGTGATCCGCTGGGTGAAGCTCCATGACCACAACATCGCCCAGCGGGTGGCGATCATCGTCGAGCACTTCCGCGACAATGTCGCGTCGCTGCTAGGAGGCCAGGCCAAGGCCATGATCGTCACCGAGTCGCGCCTGGCCGCGGTGCTGTACAAGCAGAAGGTCGACGAGTACATCAAGCAGCACGGCTACGATCTCGGCACCCTGGTCGCCTTCAGCGGCGAGGTCACCAGCGGCCGGGAAGGCGAGGCCATCGGCCCGTACACCGAACGCAACATGAATCACCTGGACGGCGTCAGCATCCCCGAGGCGCTGGACGGTGAGCAGCACCAGGTGCTGATCGTGGCGAACAAGTACCAGACCGGCTTCGACCAGCCGAAGCTCTGCGCGATGTACGTCGACAGGCGCCTCGACGGCGTGCAGGCGGTGCAGACGCTGTCGCGGCTCAACCGGATCTTCCCGGGCAAAACCCTGACCTTCGTGCTGGACTTCGTGAACGAACCGGACGCGGTGCTCGCGGCCTTCCTGCCGTACTACGGGGCGGCGCAGCTGACGAACGTGACCGATCCGAACATGCTGCATGCGCTCCAGGCGAAACTGGACGCAGCACTGATCTACACCGATGCGGAAATCGCGGACATCTCCGACGCGTACGCCCAGCCGAACGTCACGCAGAAGAAGCTGCAGGGGCTGATCGCGCCGGTGGTGGACCGCTACCGCGCCCGTTGGACCGCCAGCGAACCGGACAGCCCCGAGCGGGCAGCGCTGGAGGTCTTCCGAGGGGACCTGGGTGTCTTCGTGCGCCAGTACGACTTTCTGACGCAGATCATCACCTACGGCGACGCGGACCTCGCCCGGCGCGCGGTGGTGTTCCGGCTGCTGCTGCCGCTGATCATTCCGGAGCGGCTGAGCGACACGCTCGACCTGAGCGGCCTGATCCTGACCCACCACCGCATCCGGTCAGGTGCCGGCGTCGACGGCATTCCGACCGGCAGCACCGGCACCGAAATCAGCGGTGGTAGCGACGCCGGCAGCGGTGCAGCACACGTGGTCAAGACTACCCTGGACGAACTGCTGGGCCAGCTCAACGGGCTGTTCGAAGGGCAGCTCAGCGACGCTGACCTGGTGAACTACGCCCGCAGCGTCGGCGCCAAGATGCTGGAGAACCCGGTGCTGGAACAGCAGGCGGCCGCGAACACCAAGGAGCGCTTCCTGCACGGCGCCTTCAAAAGCGAGATGCTGCGGGCCGTGATCGACTCGCAGGGCGCGCAGAACAGCATGTCCGATCAGGTGCTGCGGCGCAGGGAGGTGCAGGAGGGCTTCGCCAGCATCCTGCTCGACCTGGTCTACGAGGGCTTCAGGAAGCGGCGGGAAGCTGGAGAAGGCTGA